Within Pungitius pungitius chromosome 18, fPunPun2.1, whole genome shotgun sequence, the genomic segment CTGGTGCAGCTGTTCGACCAGGCGGCTCAGACCTaccaggagctgctgcagtcCACCAACTCCAGCCCCGCAGACGTCACCGTGCAGGAGGGTACGTGCTGATGTTTAGTGGCTCTGTATTAGTTCCTTGGGGAGTCTCTGAGGTTCCTCCCTGCCGCAGGGCGCTTGACGTGGCTGGTTTACATCATCGGGGCGGTCATCGGTGGACGGGTGTCGTTTGCCAGCACAGATGAGCAGGACGCCATGGACGGAGAGTTAGTCTGTCGGTGAGAACGCATCAAAGGAAGCGATTATCGAACCTTCACTTCAGGCCTTAACAATGAGTCTGCAGAGGAAGCTGAACACTGTTGTAACGTGTTTTCTGTGTGAGCACCTCAGGGTGCTCCAGCTGATGAACCTCACTGACAGCCGGCTCGCTCAGGCCGGCAACGAGAGGCTGGAGCTCGCCATGCTCAGCTTCTTTGAGCAGTTCAGGAAGATCTACATAGGAGACCAGGTGCAGAAATCATCaaaggtaacccccccccccccttgtccttGTTGCTGACTCAGTCTGTTCTCTCTGTTCGGGGGAGTAACCCCACGTGGACATGTGGGACGTGTGGGACATGTGGGACATGTGGGACATGTGGGACGTGTGGGACATGTGGGACATGTGGGACGTGTGGGACATGTGGGACGTGTGGGACATGTGGGACGTGTGGGACATGTGGGACGTGTGGGACGTGTGGGACGTGTGGGACGTGTGGGACGTGTGGGACATGTGGGACGTGTGGGACGTGTGGGACGTGTGGGACGTGTGGGACGTGTGGGACATGTGGGACATGTGGGACGTGTGGGACGTGTGGGACGTGTGGGACGTGTGGGACATGTGGGACGTGTGGGACGTGTGGGACGTGTGGGACGTGTCTCTTGGGCACAAGCTGTGTGCATCTCTGTGGTGATgaagttttcttcttcttcttgtgataGTGAGGGagctttacccagcatgcagttctgTGGTGTCACTTTATAAATGTGCAATTCTTAGTTCTAAATAGTTCTGTTAAGGAGAGTCTGCTGTTGCTTGTTATGAAGTTCTGACCATCTCTACACACGGTACGACGCTACGTGAGGAAATCTTTGTCCAGTTTGGTGTCAAAAGTCCACAAATACAAGCTGCCTCAGTGCAGCGTGGTCTACGGGTCCTTCAAGGCCTCAATGAGAAGGTCTGTCTTACAGGGGGGGTTTCTGTCGACCGcaccgttgcctagcaaccggCTGAGCTTGAAACACGGGAAATGCTGATTGGACTTGGCACGTCTTCAATGGTTCTTTAGTGACAAACAAAAAtcagaatgtgtttgtgttgttttcagctTTACCGACGACTATCAGAAGTTCTGGGCTTGAATGACGAGACGATGGTCCTCAGTGTCTTCATCGGGAAAATGTGAGTAATCGAGATGTCGTCGTTTTTCTCTCAGTACTTTCTTGTAAGCTTAACCTTTTTAAGCAATGATGCTTTATATTGGTCACATGTCagtatgtatgtaaatatgtaaatgaaGATGGCACAAATAAAAAGCCCTTTGGGATAATCATCctgtgtgatgatgtcatgtgaaCATTCTCTATGCAAAGCATGATGTGATCAAGTGAAGGACACATTCTACATTTTGTCGTTTACCAAACGATCCACTTCACTGAATCTCAGACATCCAGGTAGCTTTTCCAAATTCAAACCAGACTCGTATGTATTTTTCTATAATTAAAGACTGCTGCAGTCAAAGGCCTGTTGTTGTTTCTCCACTTGACGCCTCCTTGGAGACCAAGACACAGCAGTGAGATTGACAGCACtgttcagccaatcagaatcagaTGATCCTGTTGAAGTTGGCAGATTCTTCTGAggctctgctgtaaatcactgAGTCAGCAGCctgcttagcttagctttagcATAGCTACGATCCAGACATGCTGGGAGTGGGATGTGTTTGTATAAATGTCTTGTACTATGAGCACTTCTCCTCTGCCACAAACATGATGAGAGTTAAACTCCCCTTTGTCTCTTTCAGCATCACTAACTTGAAGTACTGGGGCCAGTGTGAACCAATCACCTCCAAGACCCTGCAGCTACTGAACGACCTGTCGTTGGGATATCCTTCACCCTGTGGACCTGCACGCACTCTTCCTCCTGTCTGTCAGACCCACGTTAAACACATGGTGGCAGCAGAGAGTTCTTGTAGCTTGATGGTGATGTTTGACCAACATGGATTCAGGCTTCCTGCCATGAAGGACCAACCTTTAGCATTAAAAGGGGAGCACTCAGACCACTACGTTTTAGGGGTCACTGTCGGCCTCTTGAAACCAGAGGCCCTTTTCCTTGGAACCATTTCACCCCCAAAAGGAACAAGGAGCCAAAAACACCAGCTGTTGACGTTGCGTTGGGctttaacattatttatttatttagttcagttttgcaacgtcagcaaatgtaattgtaggtaaatctgtgagtTGTGAAGACTCTGATGTGTTGGtgcttgacaggaagtccacttcacATCGATTACGAAAAGGTTTCTACTTGTTTgagtgtaaaacaaacaaaactacaTCCATCTTTGATTCAGTGACTTCTTGCACCCTTAAGAGGCCCACAGGCTCTGAGAGGAGCACTTCCTGCTTCATCTGCTCCCTTTGCTTAGCAACCAGTGAAAGCCTTGAAACCCCCAAAACATATGAAATGCAAATAGAGAATCTAATCATCTTATTTAATTTAGTTAGATGTGCTTCACCTGTGCAGCATGTTTTATTAAAGAgtgagagaagaacattttaaatctAAATCGATTAAACTTATTTTATCTAAATACCTTCATTCAGAGGAAATGAATCAAAACAGTTTGATGCTCCCTAAAACCCAACTAAATGTAGTTAGTTCAGTAAATCAATGTATAGTTTGCACTGTGGATCTTCCACATAaaggtgacttcctgtttgctccTTGACTTCCTGCTTTTCACGTACAGCAGCGTGAGGAAGCTGGTGAAGCTCAGCGCGGTgcagttcatgttgaacaacCACACGGTGAGTGTCCTCCACCTCATGACCTGCTCTGTGATGAATGGACCCCTCAtgtctccatgtgtgtgatgCCTCAGAGCGAACACTTCTCCTTCCTCGGGGTGAACAACCAATCAAACCTCAGCGACATGCGGTGTCGGACCACCTTCTACACCGCGCTGGGGCGCCTGCTGATGGTGGAcctgggtacacacacacacacacacactctgcatgaTGCTATCAAGTATTCAATGAACACACTTTATGAATGAAAACTACGGCGATGACTTGCAGGAGAAGACGAGGACCAGTTTGAGCAGTTCATGCTCCCTCTGACGGCTGCGTTTGAAACGGTGGCCCAGATGTTGAGCACCAACACCTTCAACGAGCAGGAGgccaaggtaacacacacacacacacacacacacacacacatggacacacacacacactgtctacaGTTTGTGGTCTTTAGCTACCATCTCCACAGAGGAGACCGATGGCTGCTGAGGAGCACAGAGCAGCAGGTGTGACGGTGTGGGGGGGTCTgctgtgtcacgtgacctgGCCTCCACCATCACCCCCCCTGAACCCACTTGAGGGGGTCTGGGACTCCCTCATGGAGCTGGTTGATAGAAGGCCAGCAGGGTCTTTCACTCCGTCGTCCTGTTTCCCTtcagaggcttttattgtgacggtctgctcctcctctggtttcCTGTAGAGAACCCTCGTGGGATTGGTCAGAGACCTGCGAGGAATCGCCTTCGCCTTCAACGCCAAGACCAGTTTCATGATGCTGTTCGACTGGATGTATCCTCACGCCGGTCATGTGACCAGAGCTGCCGACTCATTCTTGTGTTAATGCGCTAAAATATTTGAACGCAgctttgtttcctcctgtgggcgttgacccctgacctctgacccctgacgcACGgcgtgctgcagtcagttagatgcTGAGACGAACTGAGCAGAGGGACATCGTTGTCTCTGGAgacacgaggaggacgaggtcagCATGTTGTTGTGTTAAGGAGCTTAACGCGGCGCCGCAGGTATCCGGCCTACATGCCCATCCTGCAGAGAGCCATCGAGCTCTGGTACCACGACCCAGCATGCACCACTCCAGTCCTCAAGCTCATGGCCGAGCTGGTCCACAATAGGTAGATCACCGGATAAGTTGATGCTCACCTTTCATAGAGTGAACGTGAGTGATGACCATCTTCTGCCCTCAGGTCACAGAGGCTTCAGTTCGACGTGTCGTCGCCCAACGGCATCCTTTTGTTCAGAGAAACCAGCAAGATGATCACGACCTACGGTACTGTGACCTCCTGAAGCCTGCTGAGCAGCAGTATGATGTAACCACGTGGAATCACCATGAACCCTGGTGCTCCTGCAGGGAACCGCATCCTGACCCTGGGGGAGGTCCCTAAGGACCAGGTGTACGGCGTGAAGCTGAAGGGGGTCAGCGTGTGCTTCGCCATGCTGAAGGCGGTGCTCAGCGGGAACTACGTCAACTTCGGGGTGTTCCGTCTCTACGGCGACGACGCCCTGGACAACGCGTTGCAGACGTTCATCAAGCTGCTGCTGTCCATCCCCCACAGCGACCTGCTGGTGAGTCCCAGCACGTCAGCTGACGCGTCCTCTGGTCCCCGAGCCTGACCCTGTCCGTCCCTGCAGGACTACCCCAAGCTCAGCCAGTCCTTCTACTCTCTGCTGGAGGTCCTGACCCAGGACCACATGAACTTCATCGCCAGCCTGGAGCCGCACGTCGTCATGTACATCCTGTCCTCCATCTCCGAGGGGCTCACTGCACTCGGTGAGACCCCCACAggccccgtgcccccccccccgtgggacgGGGAGCGTTTGCATGAGCGCCTGCGTCTGTGTTTCAGATACCATGGTGTGCACGGGGTGCTGCTCCAGTCTGGACCACATCGTCACCTACCTGTTCAAGCAGCTGTCCCGCTCCACCAAGAAGAGGCGCACGCCCATGGCCACGGACGACCGCTTCCTGAACATCATGCAGCAGCACCCGGAGATGATCCAGCAGGTCAGACCCCCGGGACGCtagtgttagcttagcatgctccTCGCCGGCTCCAAAGAGAACtgaccctgttgttgttgttgttgaggttgAGCAGATGCTGTCCACAGTGCTGAACATCATCATCTTTGAGGACTGTAGGAACCAGTGGTCCATgtcccgccccctgctgggcctCATCCTGCTCAACGAGAAGGTGAACActccacctgtgtgtgtactgtgtgtactttgTGGAGTACTTTGCTGACctgtgtgtactttgtgtaGTACTTTGCTGACctgtgtgtactttgtgtaGTACTTTACTGACCTGCGTGTACTTTGTGTAGTACTTTGCTGACctgtgtgtactttgtgtaGTACTTTGCTGACCTGCGTGTACTTTGTGGAGTACTTTGCTGACCTGCGTGTACTTTGTGGAGTACTTTGCTGACCTGCGTGTACTTTGTGTAGTACTTTGCTGACCTGCGTGTACTTTGTGGAGTACTTTGCTGACCTGCGTGTACTTTGTGGAGTACTTTGCTGACCTGCGTGTACTTTGTGGAGTACTTTGCTGACCTGCGTGTACTTTGTGTAGTACTTTGCTGACCTGAGGAACAGCATAGTGAACAGTCAGCCTCCAGAGAAGCAGCAGGCGATGCATCTATGTTTTGAGAACCTGATGGAGGGAATCGAACGGAATCTACTCACCAAGAACCGGGACAGGTGTGTCTCACTGTTACCATAGCGACGTACTCGCACCATGTGAGCTGTGTTTTATCAATcagcttttactttgaatattTGACCGTCATAACAATCTgtccctcctgtctgtctgtctgtctgtccctcctgtctgtctgtctgtctgtccctcctgtctgtctgtctgtccctcctgtctgtctgtccctgtgCAGGTTCACTCagaacctgtctgtcttcaggaGGGAGGTGAATGACAGCATGAAGAACTCAACGTACGGCGTCAACAGCAACGACATGATGAGCTGACATTCCACAGAGAGGAGTCTTACCGCTGCAGACagggccccccccaccccctctgcatcagaaccccccctcccccgggcccGGATGCCTGGGGGGGTCACGTCGTACGGAATCGTTGGTTGACTCCGCCTCCTTTTTGATAAAAGcagatataaatacatatagatCTATTTTAAAGCGATGGTCGACTCGTCTGGCGGTTCaatcgggggcggggggggggcggcgaacGCCTGCAACGTAGTAATCCGCTTCTGCCTGCCTTGTATAGAACACAGAAAACCACGTGTACATTTCTTTTGGTAACATTTTGAACAATGTTTATAACAATTTCAACACAAAGAGTCGAagaaaaagttacaaaaaaactACCCGGTGTGATTGAGCTTTTTACAGTGTAGTGAGTTGgtctgcgtgggggggggggggcacttagaTGAAGAAGAGGTACACACTAACAAAGGGAGCGTCCATGTTGTACATTTATCTCCAGTCTGAAGTGATGTAAATATCAGCCAAGTGTCTTCAGACCTCcggttcttcttctgtggtttttcGCTGTGACACTAAACTGAAAGTCTTTGTCTTCAAAGACAAAACCTGCTTTTTAATATTTCCTCACATTAAAAAAGATCTACAATTAACCACAAATTCTAAGATGTGTTCAACAAAAGAGCCATTTACATTTAATGATCTTAAATTAAAACCATTTATCACATTCTAACACAACAGATTTAAATAACCTTTGTCTGACAATCCAAAACGAAGCAGTAAAGGAGCTCAGTATTTATTTCATAGAACAATGAAGTGAAGAAAGTAGCTGCTGatgtttcccatcatgcactgcGGCATCCTCTCCGTGTGTCACATGTTCCCCTCTGGATGGCTTCACGTTCCACCATTTTGTTTACACTCTGGATTCCTCGGACCAGGTtttgggacccccccccccccccccccccccggaggggttgtgtgtgtgtgtgtgtgtgtgtggacatgtaggaagggggcggagcctgtcgTGCTGCTGCTAGCTGGTCCGTAGTCTGTCCTGTGAGCATCGTGACTGCAAATAAACCTGGTGGATTTTTACCTGCTGCTCGTCTTCTTCACAAAGGACCCAATAAAAGATGAAGGTGGCTCAGCTGCTGCAACGCGTGCTGCACGCtgctctgtgtgcgtttgtgtgtgttgtgagtccAGAGCTGAAGAGGAacatgatgacatcacaacACATGAAGGGGTCCATGAAGTGTTATTTAATccagttcattttcaaaataagagctggATGAACTTAAATTACTAATAACTTCTAAAGTAATTGATTACTTGTAAAATGTGCAATAAACACTAATAGAAGTATTATTGTAAAAATACTTCAGCGTAGTACAGTAATCAAATTATTTACTAATTATAAATGACATCTGATGTAACGTTACTTTTCCTAAACAAGAttcagattttattttgtgtttccatggttacaGGCAacttcattgttaaaaaaaataaacaatacaactttacagtaaatacaatgaagatggaggggggggggggtactggaGGGGAGGGTCCCTGTTACTGGGAGCCTTTGGACAGGAACACGCTGCTGTTGAAGCCTTCTCTGTTTCGAGCGATTTCAACAGCAAAGAACTGAGTCCTTGTGGCTGGAAAGAGGAAAACtttagtgatttaaaaaaaattatattataaatatttagtGTATTTTCCACAGTGAGATTCAAACTTACCAAATATGGTGTTTTCCTCGGTGTAATCTTTCTCACAGTCCAGACGAAGCAGAGTTCCGTAGTTAAAGTCCTCGATGAGTCCTTCAAACTGATTACAGAAGGTCCTCCAGGTCTGAAAGAACAACGGTcctccatgaacacacacacacacacagtgacacacgcacagtaacacacacacacagtgacacacacacacacctctttggCCCGGTCCGATTTGAGGTCCTCGGTCCTCAGCAGCTTCAGGTCCAGGTCTCTGAAGGTCTCCCTGAAGCTGGAGTAGATCTCATCGTCCAGCTTCGTCAGCTTCAGGAACTTTGGATCCACCGAGGAGATGAGCTGAAGAATCATCCACTCATTAAATATACATCTAACACACAGTTCATGTGTTCATCGTGGCCTATAATCCACACAATGAAGAATATATTAAATAgctaattaaaataatttaatccGATACTtcataaaaagtcaaataaactaCAATAAAAACGTATAGAAATGATGACGTAGGTTTTGTTGTATAATTATATTGCGTTGCAACTTTATTTGATAATTCAGATGAATCTATATCTAATCACCTCTAATCAATAACTTGTGCTCTCAATCTCATTGAGTGACGTGACAACTAATCAATGATGGAATCCGTTTAATAATGACAGTATTGATTGGTTGTTGCAATGTGACAAATAGTTGAGGCAAACATCTCACATTGAAGTAGACCTCTGCGTGGTTGTAGGCCTTCATCGCCCACATGACCTCCAGCCGCGGCTGGAAGCAGAAGAAGGAACATTACAGGCCGTGGTTGTCGAgcccagtgcattctgggagattTGTCCTCTTGACCAACATCTCCGATGAGCAATAATAAAgaattattaaatgaatgcatgtagTTGAGCCACAACTTCTAAAATGAACCTGAGAATCAATATGTATAAACATTtaatcaaaagtaacaaaatacTAGTTTGAGTTAATTCTACTTTAATTGAGCTTCTAATTCATTGTGTTTATCTCATTAAGATTAATGACAATCAACAAAAAATAGTTAAATACCTGAATTTACAGAATAAAGAGACCTTTTCACAACTTAGTATTTTTTACCAGAAATGCGCAATcgttcttttttaaatattatattatatattttatattcctcCTGTCTGTCAGACCCACGTTAAACACATGGTGGCAGCAGAGAGTTCTTGTAGCTTGATGGTGATGTTTGACCAACATGGATTCAGGCTTCCTGCCATGAAGGACCAACCTTTAGCATTAAAAGGGGAGCACTCAGACCACTACGTTTTAGGGGTCACTGTCGGCCTCTTGAAACCAGAGGCCCTTTTCCTTGGAACCATTTCACCCCCAAAAGGAACAAGGAGCCAAAAACACCAGCTGTTGACGTTGCGTTGGGctttaacattatttatttatttagttcagttttgcaacgtcagcaaatgtaattgtaggtaaatctgtgagtTGTGAAGACTCTGATGTGTTGGtgcttgacaggaagtccacttcacATCGATTACGCATTTCcagtttttgtgaaaaaggtctattaaTTAAATCTTTATATTGTTgtcacattatatatatatatatatatatatatattagacaacaactatacatacatacacttgtggtttttttgagttttttctccaaaatatcACTAGTAGATTAAAGTaattttactttactttctcTCCACAACTGGGAGAAAATAAAGGGTGgaaatataaaaccaaaactTACGTCATTTCCGTATGCGTCCGCAGGGAGAGACAGCGCATGCGCGGCTGCTGAGGCTCCCTCCACCCCCTGTGAACCCGGAAGAGACATTGAGTACAACAGGAACTACAAATGTTACACTAGACTGTACTATAGTTATTTTACTAAGACTTCTactttattcatatatattatttatgcaCATTGAAAATGCTTCGTTAATCTGAAAAAACACTGTGACGTCACGTGAAACaatataataaacacaaaccgtatatatatatttagcttGTGACGTAAAGGCTTCATGCGGGACTGTTATACAATGATGTCATAAATCCAGCACGCGACACGTCCCATCTGATGCCGTAAGTCAAGCACGTGACACTTGTTTATCCACGGCTGCGCTTCTACACGTGTTTTCTTCTATGCTAGCAACATTAGCACAGCTAGCTCACTGCCGCACTTCGCTAGGCTACAAACGTTCATCTTTTAGACGCCACACACGTGCAGCAGAGTCCGGGGAAGCAGGTCGGCGTCAAAGGCGCCACGGCGTCCCTAGCTAAACGTTAGAGACGGGTTGAGTCCTACCAGAGAAGCCAGCACGTCTTCAGACGCCATTTTGCTTCACCAAAGATCGTCTATGAGGTGAAGATGTGCGCATGCGCAGTGGCTTCGCGTTTGTCACCCACCAGCAACAGAGATGATAAAGTTCAAATATTGATTACGTTATTGATCACGTCAATTTCACCAAGCACGTCATGTCCAATTTAATACTGTATTCAACAAATTGACATTTCTCCAGATTCAACTAGCTTTTTATGTAATTAAAGTTTATCAAATTCAGCGTCGTTGATGTGTGTCTTTTATCattctgctgctcttcttctgcacATTTAAATGACATCAGTTTATTCCGCCACTTTGTGGACAAAACGTGAACTTCATCTTACAACTGATTTCTGCTTCTCTTATTTACTTCACAAACACAATGATGGTGTCTTTGACGTTCAAAAATAATTCTAAAGAAAGATACGAAAACAGAGAAATACATATTTGAATAGTTatgagtaaaagtaaaaataaagccCATAAAGAGAAACACTGCTCGGTTTATTTCAGTGAATAGGAAACGTGTCGATTCTTTTCTCCCATCAATAACTGTAATGTTAGTGAAACGGTTAATAAggttaatattaatatttcctCTGGATCACATTATGTGAAGTCATCATAGCACGccccctttcctcctttcctcaacccttcctcctctcctccgcccttcctcctccgccctTCTCGGCTCTAGCGGACCGTCGCTCTCCGGTGGTCCTGGTGCTCATCCTggtcctggttctggtcctggtcctggtcctggttctggttGTGGCCCTGGTGGAGGTAAGAGGCGCGTTTAACGGGAATATTCACGCCGTGTTTTTATCGCGCTGCTGCAGACgcacttgccccccccccgtccccccccccacgcccatCAACTGAAGGATACGCGATTTTCTGTTTGAACGTCGAACCGACTGTTTGATCTTTTTATTAGAGAAtaaaaatcataataataatcagcGTTATTGTGATTATCGATGCGGATCAATACTCAGAAATGAGTCTCGtttcatttaattacatttatattaagAAAACAGCACTTTACTTATACcactgttattgttattattattgacaatattaataaaacatgtcagtaaacatgttttaattagcGTTGATAAATATGTTGATGGTTCAAAACTATAatattttcagtttatttttgatttcttgaatgaatgaaaaattcAATCAATAATGTGATTGATTACCTCTAAAACACCGCTGTAATACTTTAATCAAAAAACTATATTTATACCTAAAGTTCAAATATGAAGTTTCATTGCATACACTAATTATTGTTTGAGTAATTGTTCTTCAAAAGGTCCTTTAAAtatgaacatttaaataataaacagaTTATCTATTTGATCGTTTTAGAGTAAACTTACAATCTGTTCATTGTCAATAATAACAAGCAACAGATGTACTTTTGTTAATTTGTATTTCTGGTCTTAAATATTAGTTTGTTATTGCATATTGAATGAATGTGGAGGATTCCTctgatcggtgtgtgtgtgtgtctgtgtgtgtctgtgtgtgtgtgtgtgtgtgtgtctgtgtgtgtgtctgtgtgtcggtgtgtgtgtgtgtggtctaatggaacacacacacatattgatgATCTGTGGCAGGGAGAAGCTCTTAGTGATCAGAAGACACAAAGCTCTCAGACGCCGCATCAGTTcttccacagagacagaaaaaccTTCCCTTTCAAATatactcaaataaataaaatagaatatATGACGAGTTAATATTGTTTTGATATATGATATCATATTATTCTGGTTTTATCCCTTCAGAAGTCAGTGAAATATAAAACGTTTTTTCTCAGTCAGACATTCAGAATAAGgctgattagcttagcttagcacgaaCACTGGGAACAGAGGAAAAGTGCTAGCATGCATCTGCCTAAAGGAACACAATCCACACAAAAGTCATCTTACTGATTTTAAAGTGTGAAGACGAAGATTTCGTCTCAGCAAAAAGAAGCTAAGTcaacaggaatcaggaaacgtttattgccatcatatgttggacgtacatggaaattgtcttggcggttggtgcatgacaatGACAagacaataatgacgacatagtgcagccataagatgaaaataaaataaaagtataataaaatatacgctatgggttagtacgctaaagctatgcgttagtaagttagaggagatacgataaaattagaaataaaaataaagataaagttcaccagctaaacaaagtgacaagtgaaagtgacaaagtgaatgaacatgggagtgagagtcagtcaggggggggggcggctctgttgatgagcccgactgccgaagggaagaaactgttggtgtggatggaggtcttagtcctgatggacctcaacctcctgccggatggaaggggcacgaACAGTTCAGGACAGGAAGCTATATTTAGTGCTGACGTGCAAacagacaggaacatgctaacagaactTACTAacagacaggaacatgctaacagaacatactaacagacaggaacatgctaacagaacatactaacagacaggaacatgctaacagaactTACTAacagacaggaacatgctaacatAACTTACTAacagacaggaacatgctaacagaactTACTAacagacaggaacatgctaacagaacatactaatagacaggaacatgctaacagaaccTACTAAtagacaggaacatgctaacagaacataCTAACAGACAagaacatgctaacagaaccTACTAAtagacaggaacatgctaacagaacatactaagagacaggaacatgctaaaAGAACATACTAAgagacaggaacatgctaa encodes:
- the pbdc1 gene encoding protein PBDC1, producing the protein MASEDVLASLGVEGASAAAHALSLPADAYGNDPRLEVMWAMKAYNHAEVYFNLISSVDPKFLKLTKLDDEIYSSFRETFRDLDLKLLRTEDLKSDRAKETWRTFCNQFEGLIEDFNYGTLLRLDCEKDYTEENTIFATRTQFFAVEIARNREGFNSSVFLSKGSQ